From the Roseibium salinum genome, one window contains:
- a CDS encoding bifunctional protein-serine/threonine kinase/phosphatase produces MGIETGQYSAAGRKQENQDFHGALVPVGQVLVHKGVALAIADGISSSPDARIAAETAVKSFLSDYYCTSEAWSVKTAGSRVISATNSWLFGQTRQASSRDLGHVCTFSALVLKGRRAHLFHAGDSRIWRLSGQSLEQLTEDHRVRVSPEESYLARGLGLAQSIDLDYLALDLKAGDIFVLTTDGVHEFLPPKELAARIAGADDLDAAAKAAVELALEAGSTDNLTIQIARVTRLPEADAPDFLAGGETLPPAPLPRVPGHFEGYRLCRNLHSSSRSHIYLAEDEATGDPVVLKFPSVDLRGENDYLRRFALEEWIARRISSPHVLKAAPYPQERETLFVATEYVEGQTLRQWMTDNPHPDLETVRGLLEQIARGLRAFHRKEMVHQDLRPENIMIDKTGTVKIIDFGSVRIAGVIEAAPALDKAEILGTHQYTAPEVFLGYLGTERSDLFSLGVIAYEMLTGRLPYGAAVARATSEKAQAALRFRSASSMTERVPDWVDGALCRAVHPVPGRRYEVLSEFLEDLRRPNAAFTTGQFVPLAERDPVRFWQLVSAVLAVLCAVLFYQLFGNS; encoded by the coding sequence CTGGGCATTGAAACCGGCCAGTATTCCGCTGCCGGGCGGAAGCAGGAGAACCAGGACTTCCACGGTGCCTTGGTGCCGGTGGGCCAGGTGCTGGTGCACAAGGGAGTAGCGCTTGCGATTGCCGACGGCATTTCTTCCAGTCCGGATGCCCGGATCGCGGCCGAGACGGCCGTCAAATCCTTCCTGTCCGACTATTACTGCACGTCCGAGGCCTGGTCGGTAAAGACCGCCGGCAGCCGGGTGATTTCGGCGACGAATTCCTGGCTCTTCGGCCAGACGAGGCAGGCAAGCTCCCGCGACCTCGGCCATGTCTGCACCTTTTCCGCGCTGGTCCTGAAGGGCCGCCGGGCGCATCTCTTCCATGCGGGCGACAGCCGCATCTGGCGGCTCTCCGGGCAAAGCCTGGAACAGCTGACGGAAGACCACCGGGTCCGTGTTTCGCCGGAAGAAAGCTATCTGGCCCGGGGCCTCGGGCTGGCTCAGTCCATCGATCTCGATTATCTCGCGCTCGATTTAAAGGCGGGCGATATATTCGTGCTGACGACGGACGGGGTTCATGAATTCCTGCCGCCGAAGGAGCTTGCCGCCCGGATTGCCGGCGCCGACGATCTGGATGCCGCGGCCAAAGCCGCGGTTGAGCTGGCGCTCGAAGCGGGCAGTACGGATAACCTCACCATCCAGATCGCACGGGTAACCCGGCTACCGGAGGCGGACGCACCCGATTTCCTGGCAGGTGGGGAGACGCTGCCGCCGGCACCACTGCCGCGTGTTCCGGGCCACTTCGAGGGCTATCGGCTTTGCCGGAACCTGCATTCCAGCAGCCGCAGTCACATCTATCTTGCCGAAGACGAGGCAACCGGTGATCCGGTGGTGCTGAAATTCCCGTCCGTGGATCTGCGCGGCGAGAATGATTATCTGCGCCGTTTCGCCCTGGAGGAATGGATCGCGCGCCGGATTTCGTCGCCGCATGTCCTCAAGGCTGCACCCTATCCGCAGGAGCGCGAAACCCTTTTCGTCGCGACCGAATATGTCGAGGGCCAGACCCTCCGGCAGTGGATGACGGACAATCCCCACCCGGACCTGGAGACGGTGCGTGGTCTCCTGGAACAGATTGCCAGGGGACTACGCGCGTTTCATCGCAAGGAAATGGTCCACCAGGATCTCAGACCCGAGAACATCATGATCGACAAGACCGGGACGGTGAAGATCATCGATTTCGGCTCGGTTCGAATTGCCGGCGTGATAGAAGCGGCGCCGGCGCTCGACAAGGCGGAGATCCTCGGGACCCATCAGTATACGGCTCCGGAAGTGTTCCTCGGATATCTGGGAACGGAGCGGAGCGATCTCTTTTCACTCGGCGTGATCGCCTACGAGATGCTGACCGGGCGCTTGCCCTATGGCGCGGCGGTCGCCAGGGCGACCAGCGAAAAGGCCCAGGCGGCACTTCGCTTCCGCAGCGCTTCCTCGATGACCGAACGGGTTCCCGATTGGGTGGATGGCGCCCTTTGCCGGGCGGTTCATCCGGTGCCGGGCAGGCGCTACGAGGTGCTGAGCGAATTCCTTGAAGATCTGCGCCGGCCCAATGCGGCATTCACCACCGGCCAGTTCGTGCCCCTGGCCGAAAGGGATCCGGTGCGCTTCTGGCAACTGGTCTCCGCCGTTCTTGCGGTGCTGTGCGCCGTTCTTTTCTACCAACTCTTTGGCAATTCCTAG
- the cynS gene encoding cyanase produces MTALTREDVTGMILSAKRQAGLTWEGIAETVGMSPVWTHSAAMGMNAMPEEKARAMTEVLGLPQEAALILQESPTKIWEQAVPTDPCIYRLYEIVGVYGPTIKALIHEKFGDGIMSAIDFDMSVTRVENPKGDRVKIEMSGKYLAYNAW; encoded by the coding sequence ATGACTGCGCTCACCCGTGAAGACGTTACCGGAATGATCCTGTCGGCAAAGCGCCAGGCGGGCCTGACCTGGGAAGGCATCGCCGAGACGGTCGGCATGTCGCCCGTCTGGACCCATTCGGCCGCCATGGGCATGAATGCCATGCCGGAAGAAAAGGCGCGGGCGATGACGGAGGTTCTGGGACTGCCCCAGGAGGCCGCCCTCATCCTGCAGGAGAGCCCGACGAAGATCTGGGAGCAGGCCGTCCCGACGGATCCGTGCATCTACCGTCTTTACGAGATCGTCGGCGTCTACGGCCCGACCATCAAGGCGCTGATCCACGAGAAGTTCGGGGACGGCATCATGTCCGCCATCGATTTCGACATGTCGGTGACCCGTGTGGAAAATCCCAAGGGCGACCGGGTGAAGATCGAAATGTCCGGCAAGTATCTCGCCTACAACGCGTGGTAA